In Salmo trutta chromosome 28, fSalTru1.1, whole genome shotgun sequence, one DNA window encodes the following:
- the LOC115165869 gene encoding dolichyl-diphosphooligosaccharide--protein glycosyltransferase 48 kDa subunit has translation MAKWTSDMQMNWCSSTLLLKKRTVSMAQTKSRLLGNNFILFLMISSMMHMALADGKTLVLLDNLNIRDTHAIFFRSLADRGFDLSFKTADDPSLSLIKYGQFLYDHLIIFSPSVEDFGGNINVETITSFIDGGGNVLVAASSDIGDPLREIGSECGIEFDEEKTAVIDHHHYDVSDPGEHTLIVADPDNLLKAPTIVGNPSDKPILFKGVGMVADPDNPLVLDILTGSSTSYSYFPDRPISQYPHAVGKNTLLIAGLQARNNARVVFSGSLHFFSDAFFNAAVQKATPGSLRYAQTGNMELAEALSRWVFKEAGVLRVGAVTHHPVGESTPPAAYTITDLVEYSVVIEMLSKGNWIPFDGEDIQLEFVRIDPFVRTYLKKNGDKYSVQFKLPDVYGVFQFKVDYNRLGYTHLYSSTQVSVRPLQHTQYERFIPSAFPYYASVFSMMGGLFVFSIVFLHMKEKEKSD, from the exons ATGGCGAAGTGGACCTCAGACATGCAAATGAATTGGTGCAGTTCTACGTTATTGTTAAAAAAACGAACTGTAAGCATGGCTCAGACAAAATCCAGATTGTTGGgaaacaattttattttattcttgATGATATCGTCCATGATGCACATGGCATTGGCTGACGGAAAGACACTCGTTTTGTTGGACAACCTCAACATCAGAGATACCCATGCAATCTTCTTCCGCAGTCTGGCAG ATCGTGGCTTTGACCTTTCATTCAAGACTGCAGATGATCCTTCTCTTTCCCTGATCAAATATGGCCAATTTCTCTACGACCACCTCATCATCTTTTCCCCATCTGTGGAAG ACTTTGGTGGCAACATCAATGTTGAGACAATCACTTCCTTCATCGATGGTGGAGGCAATGTCCTGGTTGCTGCAAGCTCTGATATTG GTGACCCTCTGAGAGAGATAGGCAGTGAATGTGGGATTGAGTTTGATGAGGAGAAGACTGCTGTCATTGATCATCACCATTACGATGTGTCAGACCCTGGTGAG CATACCCTGATTGTTGCTGATCCAGACAATCTTCTGAAGGCTCCCACTATTGTCGGGAACCCCAGTGACAAACCCATCCTCTTCAAGGGTGTTGG cATGGTGGCAGACCCAGATAACCCCCTGGTCCTGGACATTCTGACTGGCTCCTCCACCTCCTACTCCTACTTCCCTGACCGACCCATCTCTCAG TACCCCCATGCTGTTGGAAAGAACACTCTTTTGATCGCAGGGCTCCAGGCCAGGAACAACGCCCGAGTGGTATTCAGTGGCTCACTGCACTTTTTCAGCGACGCCTTCTTCAACGCCGCTGTTCAGAAGGCCACACCTGGCTCCCTTAG GTACGCTCAGACTGGGAACATGGAATTGGCCGAGGCTCTGTCCCGGTGGGTGTTCAAGGAAGCCGGTGTACTCCGGGTGGGAGCTGTTACCCATCATCCTGTGGGGGAGAGCACCCCTCCTGCAGCTTACACCATCACAGACCTTGTG GAGTACAGCGTTGTTATTGAGATGCTGTCCAAGGGCAACTGGATTCCCTTTGATGGGGAAGACATCCAGTTGGAGTTTGTGAGAATCGACCCCTTCGTCAGGACCTACCTCAAGAAAAATG GAGATAAATACAGCGTCCAGTTCAAGTTGCCTGACGTGTATGGAGTGTTCCAGTTCAAGGTGGACTACAACAGGCTAGGCTACACACACCTGTACTCCTCTACTCAG GTGTCGGTGCGTCCTCTGCAGCACACCCAGTATGAGCGCTTCATCCCCTCCGCGTTCCCTTACTACGCCAGTGTCTTCTCCATGATGGGAGGACTCTTTGTCTTCAGCATAGTCTTCCTTCACATGAAAGAAAAGGAAAAGTCAGACTAG